The window TACCACCCAGGATTAGGAAGTGCATTCATCTGAAAATGACAGGCAGAATACAAATCTGACTTCAATCAGCCTGAACCACCCTTcattataaagggaaaataaatggaGACAAAGGAGCTAAATTACTTTCCAGGAGAAATTAGAGGCAAGACCCCCACTTAACAGCCCATCCCAAGCAGTATACACTTGTGTCACCTGCCTTTAAAAAATTGACCATTATACACAGTTCTCTTTCCTTACATACTAGGCTGCTCAAAGGAGTAAATCTTGAGGGAAAAGTAGAAAGAGTTGGGAATTGGGGACCTGCCTCACTATTACTGAAGAATCTTTCCAGTGACCCTTTCTATACATGCAGCatgcaaaattacaattattgaAAAATCAACAATAATTGCAAAAAGCCATCTGAGAAACATAACATTTTAATAGATGAAATAAATACTCCAGTACATGCAAGGTAAAAACTTGacgtttggggaaaaaaaaaaatcactctacagtataaattcaaaaataaaacacacgCTCACAGTAGCTTTCCCCCCATTTGCAAATCACATGGCAAATTCAGACTCTTTCCACACCAAGTATACTCCTAATTCAAcacaattgctttaaaaaaaaaaaaaagacatacaaaacaGGTAGCTACATCCATGTCTAAGGAGTGAAAACTGAGGTAACCTTTcttttaatcaaataaaaaaagataaaaccaaaaaagaaatgaacccaTGACCTTCCTTCTTGCCCAATTAATAAAATTTAGTTGAGAAATTCCAGAAGATGGGCTGGGGTAGGGATGGGAACAATACCACAACCGGCATATTACACACCTTCCATCTCCCAGCCTCTACTGTGTTGGGCTGGGGCACACCTGGGCCCTTGGAGTGGGGCGCAGGGCCCGGCCTTTTGGAAGATTCCTCCCGAGCATTTACAACATTAGGGCAGAGGGTGTGGGCTTCACCTATGATTTCTTTGGTATAAATGGAGAGGGGCAGAGAATAAGTAACCTCCTTTAGTCTGGGGTGAAGAAGGGGTATGGGGGTTGCTAATTCACAGAATTGGAAATCACTGGCGGTAAAGTCCTGGGCGAAGACCTCTCCCTTAAAGCCTGAGATAGCAGGGTGCAGCCTTCAGACACGGCGCAGGCCGAGTTCCTCAGCCTCTCCCTGTGGTCCGACATCTTGGCGCCCCCGTCGGGGTGCTGTGCCAGATCCCTGAGGCACTGGGTCAGAAGCACGCAGGCCGACACCACGCTCATGGCGCCGCCGAGGATGGCGGTCTGCACCGCCTTGCCCTCAGCGCTCACGGCCGCCGCGCGACCCAGGAACTGCGGCTCGGTGGCGAAGCCCACCAGGGCGCTCACTGCCTGCACCAGAGGCCCGCTGAAGAGCGCGCAGCGGCTGCGCGCCAGCTCACTGGGCGCCACCTTCACCTCGCGCACGCAAGCCAGTAGAGCTGATGCACTCGTGCTCATGCACTTGACGCTCAGCTTGAACTGCTCTCGCGAAAAGCGGTCCCGCGACTTGTCACTGGCCAGGGCGCACGCGTCCGTCAGAAACTTGAGGTTGCGCGACAGGCCCTGGGACACCTCCAGCAACAGCTGCGGCGTCATATCGGCCAGCGGCGTGGCACGCAGCACTGCGCAGCCCTGCTCCACCTCGTGCCGGCAGCGTGTCACGCGGTAGCGGtccaccaggcctggctgtgcGGGCTGCGCGCCCGGTGTGGCCACGGCCGCCAGATAGGCCGCGTGGGCCGAGCACTCGGTCAGCGACACTACCAGGTCCCCCAGTTCCACCAGCCTGTCTCCTGCCTCCCCGAAGCGGCCCATATTGAGCTGGCTCTGCACGTCGTGGGTGAGGATGGAAAGCCCCTTGGTGCGCGCGATGATAGTATCCCGGCACTGCTCGAAGGACTCGACGCCCGCACTAGAGGAGGCAGGGCCCTCAAAGAGCACGGGCCGCGCCTCGCTCGACAGCAGCAGCAGGTCAGCCACCAGCTGCATCTTGCCCTTGCAGTGGTCGCAGACAGACACCAGCCTCTTCCGCGGCTGCGAGCTGGCCCCGCCGACAGCGCTCGGAGGAGCCGGAGAAGCCGCCTCGCCTGTGGGCTTCCCCGCGCTGCCACTAGCCATCGCGCCCGGGGGGCACTGGCATGCCGCTGGGGAGCCCGCTACCACCACCGCTGCCGCGGCCACTGCCGCCGCCCCGGCGGCCGTCGCGATTCAGCTGGCCAAGGCCACGGTGCCTTCCCCGCACCATCATGCCATCCACCGCCGCGGGCGGGGAGCACTGGGCTGCGGCGGCCGGAGCCTGGGGGGCGCGGGCTGGGCTCGAGGACCAGAGAACGCAGGAGGCTTTTCGCGGCGCGGGGAGGAGCTTCGGCGttcggcttcccagagggctTGCAGCAACCATGAACCAGGGCAAGGTAAACTCACGGTCCTCGCTCTTCGTCGCCGCGCTGCCAGGAAAGTCCCTTCTGCTgagccaccgccgccgccgcctttCTGGGCATGACCCGGCCCGGCCGCTGAAGCGGGGAGGGCGGGACGGGGAAGCTGGGagttgtccttccttccttccttcctttctttgaaatTAAAATCCTTTTCTCAGGGAGGAGCGCGGGCGGTAGCCCGGGCAGGCTCTCCTATCAGTACCCGCGTTCGAGGCCACCTCCAGCTCGCCGGCGCACGTGGGCTTCAGGCGCCGCGACCCCGCcaagcggcacttccctgcgacGGCGGCCCGGGCTGGCTTTCTGCGACGCGCGACCGCCTCGGGTACATCTCCTGCCTCCGGTTCTTGGGAAGCTGCGCCGGTAGCAGGGCCGAGGGTGTGGCCCGCGCTGTCGCGGCCGCGCAGAGTCAGAGTCGGGCGGGAGCCTGCACTGATTGCGCACAGCGGCCGCCCCCCTCGCGATCTCGCCCGGAGCCGCGCCCGGTCGTGCCGGGAGCCGCGGCTGCCCCTTCCCGCCTCTCGGGTTCACAGAGCGCGGCCCGGCGCCGCGGCGACACGCCCTCCCAGACCGCGCGCCCGGCGGCCCGCCGCTGCCTGTCGGCGCGAATCCATCCCCGTCGCCTCCTCTCTGGCCCGCAGCCGCTGAGCTCTCCCGAGGCCCCGGGCCCCGCGCATCGGACACCCTCGCACGCGTCTCCCTGGGGGCCGAGCCAACTCAGAAGGTCCCCGCGGCGCTGCGGCAACCGACCTGAGCCCCGGCCCCTGCCATTTTTATCAACCACCAACTTCCGAGCGAGCGGGGAGAAACTGAAAGGAAGGGCGGGGGCCGACAGGCAGAGGGGAACACACCCGCTTCCTCTCCGCGCGCGGCTTCACCTCGAGCGCGTCCGTGGGTGCGCCGCCTCCCGCAGGGGCTGCCGGAGgcttttcctcttcccctccgCGCCTCGCCCCCGGGCTCGCCTCCGCCGCCGCCTCGGCCGTAACCTCCCCGGAGCCTATAGAAATCTTTTGTGTGGCGTCACCGCCTTTCGTTTAAATCCCGCTTCCTCCTCTCGCCCTTCCTCCCGCCCCCTCCGCCGCTCCCGGATGCTTGCGCGATGCGCTGCTCCTCCCCCGGGAAGCTGGGTGGCTGACGCTCGGGCGCGGGGCCGGTGGTTCCCGGCCTCCCCCACGCTCGCTGGCCGAGAGGCCGGGAGAGCCGAAGGGGGGAGACCCGCCCGGGCCAGGGGCTCTGCGCACACCCATGGAGCTCGGGGCGCAGCTGCCCGTTGGCCTTACGTAAGCTCTCAGCCGGACCAGGCGCTCCCTGCTTCCTCCCCGGCGAGGGAGCAAATCTAAAAGGTGACCTGCTTTCTGGGCTGAACGGAGGACACTTGATGTCACCCCCTGGTGATTTGCTGGGGGCCTGTTTTCTTGGTTCGCACGACTTCGACCCGTTTTCCAAGGGCTTCCCCTGCCCTTTGTTGTGTTTGATCTCTTCCCCGTGGGCTTCAGAGGGCAGTGCGGTGTAGCGGAAAGAGGAAGGACGCACTGGATGTGGAGCCCCAGGAGCGGGGCTAGAACTTGCCGCCTCCTCACTGTAAATATACTTTATATCGTTAGAGCGCGGGCTTTGAACCAGGCTTCCTGGGATCATTCCTTCCCCCACCAGTTAGAAGTTGTGTGTCCTCGTGCAAGTTATCTCTCCCAGGTATTACTTTTTATCGTCTGCAAATCAGATACTGTGCACTGTCTGCTTGAGTGCTTGATTTGTAAATTTAGCTGTTAAAATTATTAGGAGACGGGACCAGCAGAGTTTTCCCTCTCATAACTTCTATTTCTTCGTTACAAGTGGTATAATAGTGGCCACTGTTAAGTGAAACAGTCTTAGGAGGTAAACATTACAATCCcagttttacagataaggagactGATGGTCAGTACCACAGCAGATGGCTGGGCAGgagcccctcccccccccatcTTGTTCTTTGGAAAGTGGTTGAAACACCTGGGCTTCCTCTCAGAAATGTGCCCTATCTCTTCCTTTTCAAACACGCCTTCTAGGTAGGTGCCT is drawn from Nycticebus coucang isolate mNycCou1 chromosome 6, mNycCou1.pri, whole genome shotgun sequence and contains these coding sequences:
- the TLNRD1 gene encoding talin rod domain-containing protein 1, with the translated sequence MASGSAGKPTGEAASPAPPSAVGGASSQPRKRLVSVCDHCKGKMQLVADLLLLSSEARPVLFEGPASSSAGVESFEQCRDTIIARTKGLSILTHDVQSQLNMGRFGEAGDRLVELGDLVVSLTECSAHAAYLAAVATPGAQPAQPGLVDRYRVTRCRHEVEQGCAVLRATPLADMTPQLLLEVSQGLSRNLKFLTDACALASDKSRDRFSREQFKLSVKCMSTSASALLACVREVKVAPSELARSRCALFSGPLVQAVSALVGFATEPQFLGRAAAVSAEGKAVQTAILGGAMSVVSACVLLTQCLRDLAQHPDGGAKMSDHRERLRNSACAVSEGCTLLSQALRERSSPRTLPPVISNSVN